A portion of the Bactrocera neohumeralis isolate Rockhampton chromosome 2, APGP_CSIRO_Bneo_wtdbg2-racon-allhic-juicebox.fasta_v2, whole genome shotgun sequence genome contains these proteins:
- the LOC126753132 gene encoding neprilysin-4 isoform X2 — MDEETDPCEDFYKFTCGRWADDHPKPDSATSNDWFRERQAKIMRMLRSFLQTNISEEEPAAVGKTKIMYRACMNTDLLDKRELEPLIYFLRKFELPLLPSGFNVTLPEEVIRKYSEESKFNWLRSLVLIKKNLGMDLVVGFDIFPDPVNRTINRIALGTPETDSSLPFNKDDMHKLLNKIKRKTIANHEEDDEDSDELEDDIEESQKHTSSGLLTYVAYIKKMVELYVLYLNPDVEVEPLEDSIGEMALQAVKFAKKLYRLKDDAENLTKTLTNPIEDLVYVSVADLQNRTNKLIAPKTILNWELYLQVMMEDANHSKNFNLSELTIITSNADIVYLQSLVEYLADAPPTHIEFYIWLSVVEELVLHTTSEMRLLHSEYMRLIVGTEGSSPRSLYCVHGVNSLMGMAVSYVLADDYFVRYKLPKVERMLNDIRHAFDMLVRRTSWMDEETKHETLQKSASMKSFIGFPDWLRNATALNAHYAGVQVNASTHLENMIGVLRWEMQDKLDNLYRPEPFGWATAPSNVNAFHTFQSNTITIPIAILQYPFYDLGMEALNYGSVGTILGHELTHGFDDSGRMFDKNGNMLQWWSNETIKEYVNRTECFVEQYSHYYLPDVEEYIDGELTLGENIADNGGMREAFHAYRMFVKENGAERLKLPGLEKYTNEQLFFISFGNLWCETYTPAASRYALEDSHCPGKIRLKGVLSNSEEFAQTFKCKRGAAMNPKEKCRLW; from the exons GGAGGAACCCGCCGCTGTGGGGAAGACGAAAATAATGTATCGCGCGTGCATGAATACGGATTTATTGGATAAGCGAGAGCTAGAGCCGCTGATATATTTTCTGCGGAAGTTTGAGTTACCACTTTTGCCGAGCGGCTTCAATGTTACACTGCCGGAGGAGGTGATACGGAAGTACAGCGAAGAATCGAAATTTAATTGGTTGCGCAGTTTAGTGCTGATTAAAAAGAACTTAGGCATGGATTTAGTAGTGGGATTCGACATATTCCCCGATCCGGTAAATCGCACAATAAATCGCATAGCTTTGGGCACGCCCGAAACAGATTCTTCATTGCCTTT CAACAAAGACGACATGCACAAGTTGTTGAATAAAATCAAGCGGAAAACAATAGCCAACCACGAGGAGGATGATGAAGACAGCGACGAGTTGGAGGATGATATAGAAGAGTCCCAGAAGCATACTTCCTCAGGATTGTTGACTTATGTGGCATATATCAAGAAAATGGTTGAATTATATGTGCTGTACTTAAATCCTGATGTGGAAGTCGAGCCCCTCGAAGACTCGATAGGCGAGATGGCTCTACAGGCTGTGAAGTTCGCGAAAAAATTGTACAGA TTGAAAGATGATGCTGAAAACTTGACGAAAACTCTGACAAACCCCATTGAGGACCTCGTTTACGTATCCGTCGCGGATTTACAAAATCGCACCAACAAGCTAATTGCCCCGAAAACAATACTCAACTGGGAGTTATACTTGCAGGTGATGATGGAGGATGCCAACCATTCAAAAAACTTTAACCTTAGCGAGTTGACTATCATAACCAGCAATGCGGATATCGTCTATTTGCAAAGCCTCGTTGAGTATCTGGCAGACGCGCCGCCAACACATATCGAGTTCTACATCTGGCTAAGTGTCGTCGAGGAATTGGTATTGCACACCACCAGCGAGATGCGGCTGCTACACTCTGAATATATGCGTCTAATTGTGGGCACCGAAGGCAGTTCACCGCGTTCCCTGTATTGCGTACATGGCGTTAATAGCCTGATGGGCATGGCTGTGAGCTACGTGCTGGCTGATGATTACTTCGTGCGCTACAAACTGCCGAAGGTGGAGCGTATGTTAAATGATATCAGACATGCTTTCGATATGCTAGTGCGCCGCACCTCTTGGATGGATGAGGAGACCAAACATGAGACACTACAGAAGTCGGCATCCATGAAAAGTTTCATTGGCTTTCCGGATTGGTTGCGCAATGCAACGGCGCTGAATGCACACTATGCGGGCGTGCAGGTGAATGCAAGTACACACTTGGAGAACATGATTGGCGTGCTGCGCTGGGAGATGCAGGATAAATTGGACAATCTCTACAGACCAGAACCGTTCGGTTGGGCAACGGCACCATCGAATGTCAACGCCTTTCACACTTTCCAATCGAACACGATAA CTATACCCATTGCCATACTGCAGTATCCTTTCTACGACCTCGGCATGGA AGCGCTGAATTATGGCTCCGTCGGCACAATTTTGGGGCACGAACTGACGCATGGATTTGACGACAGTGGACGAATGTTCGACAAGAATGGCAACATGCTGCAATGGTGGTCGAATGAGACGATCAAAGAATATGTCAATCGCACCGAATGCTTTGTAGAGCAATATAGTCACTACTATCTGCCAGATGTGGAAGAATAT atcGACGGTGAGCTAACATTGGGTGAAAATATTGCCGATAACGGTGGCATGCGTGAGGCCTTTCACGCTTATCGTATGTTTGTGAAAGAAAACGGCGCTGAACGGCTGAAATTGCCTGGCTTGGAGAAATACACGAACGAACAGctgtttttcatttcattcgGAAATCTGTGGTGTGAAACGTATACGCCGGCGGCTTCCCGTTATGCGCTCGAAGACTCGCATTGTCCCGGAAAGATACGTTTAAAGGGTGTACTCTCCAATTCTGAAGAGTTTGCGCAAACTTTCAAGTGTAAGCGGGGCGCAGCCATGAATCCGAAAGAGAAGTGTCGTCTCTGGTGA
- the LOC126753275 gene encoding odorant receptor 67d-like: MQTKTRPSDNFCKLLKIIRLSSSLVGIDVIDENFKFNYVIGFVLVAIAWNFTISIYTVWKDVKTDWTVLLDVFSPISCATQGVIKIMSLLLYPKLYRELAMDLVKIYKKYQALGTKYEMKLFEWNQSMKNIFIIGGLVYFVSAVLALVTPVFLYIFRGERHLIIMCQMPYVDLDTDHGYFITIGYNILCIFVAAFTLYGADLYVFLFLSHSIFFYDIFALKVEDLHEVLHENKQDTRIKAMVNDIASWHQYYLDFNDKCNQIFFWTITAHILCTILGILTTLLIIMLKYWPNAYPYIFVCFVWLYMYSILGTRVEICNDQFCDGIYDINWYDLDVSDQKTVSLMLMESQVPRIITIAGIEPLSVNTALKITRSIYSLVMMVMQFNE, encoded by the exons ATGCAAACTAAAACGCGACCTTCAgacaatttttgtaaattgcTCAAAATAATTCGGCTAAGCTCCAGCTTAGTCGGCATAGACGTTATCGatgagaattttaaatttaattatgtcaTCGGTTTTGTTTTGGTGGCGATCGCTTGGAATTTTACAATCTCAATATATACGGTCTGGAAAGATGTGAAAACTGATTGGACGGTGCTCTTGGATGTATTTTCACCGATCAGTTGCGCCACTCAAGGCGTGATCAAAATAATGTCCCTACTCTTGTACCCAAAATTATATCGTGAACTGGCAATGGACCTTGTGAAAATTTACAAGAAATACCAAGCCTTGGGAACAAAATATGAGATGAAATTATTTGAATGGAACCAGAGTATGAAGAATATTTTCATCATTGGTGGCTTAGTATATTTCGTGTCTGCTGTGCTAGCACTGGTTACGCCCGTCTTCTTATACATATTCAGGGGTGAAAGACATCTAATAATTATGTGTCAGATGCCGTATGTCGATTTGGACACAGATCATGGCTATTTCATTACGATTGGTTATAATATACTGTGTATTTTCGTAGCGGCGTTCACTTTGTACGGTGCCGACTTATACGTCTTTCTATTTCTATCACACTCGATATTCTTCTACGATATTTTCGCACTTAAAGTCGAAGATCTGCATGAAGTATTGCACGAGAATAAGCAGGATACACGTATAAAGGCAATGGTTAATGACATTGCTAGTTGGCATCAATACTACTTGGA CTTCAACGATAAATGCAACCAGATTTTCTTCTGGACCATTACCGCGCACATATTATGCACCATATTGGGCATCTTGACCACATTGCTTATAATTATGCTGAAATACTGGCCTAATGCTTATCCCTACATATTCGTCTGTTTCGtttggttatatatgtatagtattctGGGCACGCGTGTGGAAATAtgc AATGATCAATTTTGCGATGGAATTTACGATATCAACTGGTACGATCTGGATGTTAGCGATCAGAAGACAGTAAGCTTAATGCTTATGGAGTCACAAGTGCCACGCATTATAACCATAGCGGGTATTGAGCCGTTGTCAGTAAATACTGCGCTTAAG ATCACACGCTCAATCTACAGTTTAGTTATGATGGTCATGCAGTTCAACGAGTGA